One stretch of Rhinolophus ferrumequinum isolate MPI-CBG mRhiFer1 chromosome 3, mRhiFer1_v1.p, whole genome shotgun sequence DNA includes these proteins:
- the ZNF76 gene encoding zinc finger protein 76 isoform X1 has product MESLGLQTVTLSDGTTAYVQQAVKGEKLLEGQVIQLEDGTTAYIHQVTVQKEPLSFEDGQPVQLEDGSMAYIHHAPKEGYNPSALEAVQLEDGSTAYIHHPVAVPSDNTILAVHTEVGLEDLAAEDDEGFSADTVVALEQYASKVLHDSQASQNGKGQQVGDRAFRCGYKGCGRLYTTAHHLKVHERAHTGDRPYRCDFPSCGKAFATGYGLKSHVRTHTGEKPYKCPEELCSKAFKTSGDLQKHVRTHTGERPFRCPFEGCGRSFTTSNIRKVHVRTHTGERPYTCPEPHCGRGFTSATNYKNHVRIHTGEKPYVCTVPGCGKRFTEYSSLYKHHVVHTHCKPYTCSTCGKTYRQTSTLAMHKRSAHGELEATEESEQALYEQQQLEAASAAKDSPPPKQPHIAYLSEVKEEGDDIPAQVAMVTEEDGAPQVALITQDGAQQVSLSPEDLQALGSAISMVTQHGSTTLTIPSHDDDLATSGTHTVTMVSADGTQTQPVTIITSGAVVADDASVASVHHQQVALLATANGTHIAVQAFPSVSKPDSRTLDVLWLPGHTQPDWTQGTSWLLAPY; this is encoded by the exons GAGAGAAGCTGCTTGAAGGGCAAGTGATCCAGCTTGAGGACGGAACCACCGCATACATTCACCAAGTGACGGTGCAGAAAG AACCTCTTTCCTTTGAGGATGGACAGCCTGTGCAGCTGGAGGACGGCAGCATGGCCTACATACACCACGCACCCAAAG AGGGCTATAACCCCAGCGCCCTGGAGGCCGTCCAGCTGGAAGACGGCTCCACTGCCTACATTCACCACCCCGTGGCCGTGCCGTCGGACAACACCATTCTGGCCGTGCACACAGAGGTGGGCTTGGAGGACCTGGCCGCAGAGGACGATGAGGGCTTCAGTGCAGACACCGTGGTGGCCCTGGAGCAGTACGCCAGTAAG GTTCTGCATGACAGCCAGGCATCTCAAAACGGCAAAGGGCAGCAGGTTGGGGACAGAGCATTCCGCTGTGGGTACAAGGGCTGCGGACGTCTCTACACCACTGCTCATCACTTAAAG GTGCACGAAAGAGCTCATACAGGTGACCGTCCGTACCGGTGTGACTTCCCCAGCTGTGGAAAGGCGTTTGCCACAG GATATGGACTGAAGAGTCATGTGCGCacccacactggagagaagccaTACAAGTGCCCAGAGGAGCTGTGCAGCAAGGCCTTCAAGACCTCGGGAGACCTGCAGAAGCACGTCCGGACCCACACCG GTGAACGCCCGTTCCGGTGCCCCTTCGAGGGCTGTGGCCGCTCCTTCACCACGTCTAATATCCGCAAGGTACATGTGCGCACCCACACGGGCGAGCGGCCCTACACCTGCCCCGAGCCCCACTGTGGCCGCGGCTTCACCAGCGCCACCAACTACAAGAATCACGTGCGCATCCACACAG GGGAGAAGCCATACGTTTGCACGGTGCCAGGCTGTGGGAAGCGCTTCACCGAGTACTCGAGCCTGTATAAGCACCACGTGGTGCACACGCACTGCAAGCCCTACACCTGCAGCACCTGTGGCAAGACCTACCGGCAGACCTCCACCCTAGCCATGCACAAGCGCAGCGCCCACGGCGAGCTGGAGGCCACAGAGGAGAGCGAGCAGGCCCTTTACGAGCAACAGCAGCTCGAGG CCGCCTCTGCAGCCAAGGACAGCCCACCACCCAAACAGCCCCATATTGCATACCTTTCGGAGGTGAAAGAAGAGGGTGATGACATCCCAGCCCAAGTGGCCATGGTGACTGAGGAGGACGGGGCGCCCCAGGTGGCTCTGATCACTCAGGATGGTGCCCAGCAG GTCAGCCTGTCCCCGGAAGACCTACAGGCCCTGGGTAGTGCCATCAGTATGGTGACTCAGCACGGCAGCACCACCCTCACCATCCCCAGTCATGACGATGACCTTGCCACATCTGGCACCCATACGGTCACCATGGTCAGCGCTGATGGCACCCAGACGCAGCCA GTCACAATCATTACCTCTGGGGCTGTGGTGGCCGACGACGCGAGTGTAGCATCCGTTCATCATCAGCAGGTGGCACTGTTGGCCACGGCCAACGGAACACACATCGCTGTGCAG GCATTCCCTTCTGTGAGCAAGCCCGACTCTCGGACCCTGGACGTTCTGTGGCTCCCTGGCCATACCCAGCCTGATTGGACTCAGGGAACTTCCTGGTTATTGGCGCCCTACTAA
- the ZNF76 gene encoding zinc finger protein 76 isoform X2 gives MESLGLQTVTLSDGTTAYVQQAVKGEKLLEGQVIQLEDGTTAYIHQVTVQKEPLSFEDGQPVQLEDGSMAYIHHAPKEGYNPSALEAVQLEDGSTAYIHHPVAVPSDNTILAVHTEVGLEDLAAEDDEGFSADTVVALEQYASKVLHDSQASQNGKGQQVGDRAFRCGYKGCGRLYTTAHHLKVHERAHTGDRPYRCDFPSCGKAFATGYGLKSHVRTHTGEKPYKCPEELCSKAFKTSGDLQKHVRTHTGERPFRCPFEGCGRSFTTSNIRKVHVRTHTGERPYTCPEPHCGRGFTSATNYKNHVRIHTGEKPYVCTVPGCGKRFTEYSSLYKHHVVHTHCKPYTCSTCGKTYRQTSTLAMHKRSAHGELEATEESEQALYEQQQLEAASAAKDSPPPKQPHIAYLSEVKEEGDDIPAQVAMVTEEDGAPQVALITQDGAQQVSLSPEDLQALGSAISMVTQHGSTTLTIPSHDDDLATSGTHTVTMVSADGTQTQPVTIITSGAVVADDASVASVHHQQVALLATANGTHIAVQLEEQQTLEEAINVATAAMH, from the exons GAGAGAAGCTGCTTGAAGGGCAAGTGATCCAGCTTGAGGACGGAACCACCGCATACATTCACCAAGTGACGGTGCAGAAAG AACCTCTTTCCTTTGAGGATGGACAGCCTGTGCAGCTGGAGGACGGCAGCATGGCCTACATACACCACGCACCCAAAG AGGGCTATAACCCCAGCGCCCTGGAGGCCGTCCAGCTGGAAGACGGCTCCACTGCCTACATTCACCACCCCGTGGCCGTGCCGTCGGACAACACCATTCTGGCCGTGCACACAGAGGTGGGCTTGGAGGACCTGGCCGCAGAGGACGATGAGGGCTTCAGTGCAGACACCGTGGTGGCCCTGGAGCAGTACGCCAGTAAG GTTCTGCATGACAGCCAGGCATCTCAAAACGGCAAAGGGCAGCAGGTTGGGGACAGAGCATTCCGCTGTGGGTACAAGGGCTGCGGACGTCTCTACACCACTGCTCATCACTTAAAG GTGCACGAAAGAGCTCATACAGGTGACCGTCCGTACCGGTGTGACTTCCCCAGCTGTGGAAAGGCGTTTGCCACAG GATATGGACTGAAGAGTCATGTGCGCacccacactggagagaagccaTACAAGTGCCCAGAGGAGCTGTGCAGCAAGGCCTTCAAGACCTCGGGAGACCTGCAGAAGCACGTCCGGACCCACACCG GTGAACGCCCGTTCCGGTGCCCCTTCGAGGGCTGTGGCCGCTCCTTCACCACGTCTAATATCCGCAAGGTACATGTGCGCACCCACACGGGCGAGCGGCCCTACACCTGCCCCGAGCCCCACTGTGGCCGCGGCTTCACCAGCGCCACCAACTACAAGAATCACGTGCGCATCCACACAG GGGAGAAGCCATACGTTTGCACGGTGCCAGGCTGTGGGAAGCGCTTCACCGAGTACTCGAGCCTGTATAAGCACCACGTGGTGCACACGCACTGCAAGCCCTACACCTGCAGCACCTGTGGCAAGACCTACCGGCAGACCTCCACCCTAGCCATGCACAAGCGCAGCGCCCACGGCGAGCTGGAGGCCACAGAGGAGAGCGAGCAGGCCCTTTACGAGCAACAGCAGCTCGAGG CCGCCTCTGCAGCCAAGGACAGCCCACCACCCAAACAGCCCCATATTGCATACCTTTCGGAGGTGAAAGAAGAGGGTGATGACATCCCAGCCCAAGTGGCCATGGTGACTGAGGAGGACGGGGCGCCCCAGGTGGCTCTGATCACTCAGGATGGTGCCCAGCAG GTCAGCCTGTCCCCGGAAGACCTACAGGCCCTGGGTAGTGCCATCAGTATGGTGACTCAGCACGGCAGCACCACCCTCACCATCCCCAGTCATGACGATGACCTTGCCACATCTGGCACCCATACGGTCACCATGGTCAGCGCTGATGGCACCCAGACGCAGCCA GTCACAATCATTACCTCTGGGGCTGTGGTGGCCGACGACGCGAGTGTAGCATCCGTTCATCATCAGCAGGTGGCACTGTTGGCCACGGCCAACGGAACACACATCGCTGTGCAG CTGGAGGAGCAGCAGACTTTAGAGGAGGCCATCAATGTGGCCACCGCTGCGATGCACTAA
- the ZNF76 gene encoding zinc finger protein 76 isoform X3, whose product MESLGLQTVTLSDGTTAYVQQAVKGEKLLEGQVIQLEDGTTAYIHQVTVQKEPLSFEDGQPVQLEDGSMAYIHHAPKEGYNPSALEAVQLEDGSTAYIHHPVAVPSDNTILAVHTEVGLEDLAAEDDEGFSADTVVALEQYASKVLHDSQASQNGKGQQVGDRAFRCGYKGCGRLYTTAHHLKVHERAHTGDRPYRCDFPSCGKAFATGYGLKSHVRTHTGEKPYKCPEELCSKAFKTSGDLQKHVRTHTGERPFRCPFEGCGRSFTTSNIRKVHVRTHTGERPYTCPEPHCGRGFTSATNYKNHVRIHTGEKPYVCTVPGCGKRFTEYSSLYKHHVVHTHCKPYTCSTCGKTYRQTSTLAMHKRSAHGELEATEESEQALYEQQQLEAASAAKDSPPPKQPHIAYLSEVKEEGDDIPAQVAMVTEEDGAPQVALITQDGAQQVTIITSGAVVADDASVASVHHQQVALLATANGTHIAVQAFPSVSKPDSRTLDVLWLPGHTQPDWTQGTSWLLAPY is encoded by the exons GAGAGAAGCTGCTTGAAGGGCAAGTGATCCAGCTTGAGGACGGAACCACCGCATACATTCACCAAGTGACGGTGCAGAAAG AACCTCTTTCCTTTGAGGATGGACAGCCTGTGCAGCTGGAGGACGGCAGCATGGCCTACATACACCACGCACCCAAAG AGGGCTATAACCCCAGCGCCCTGGAGGCCGTCCAGCTGGAAGACGGCTCCACTGCCTACATTCACCACCCCGTGGCCGTGCCGTCGGACAACACCATTCTGGCCGTGCACACAGAGGTGGGCTTGGAGGACCTGGCCGCAGAGGACGATGAGGGCTTCAGTGCAGACACCGTGGTGGCCCTGGAGCAGTACGCCAGTAAG GTTCTGCATGACAGCCAGGCATCTCAAAACGGCAAAGGGCAGCAGGTTGGGGACAGAGCATTCCGCTGTGGGTACAAGGGCTGCGGACGTCTCTACACCACTGCTCATCACTTAAAG GTGCACGAAAGAGCTCATACAGGTGACCGTCCGTACCGGTGTGACTTCCCCAGCTGTGGAAAGGCGTTTGCCACAG GATATGGACTGAAGAGTCATGTGCGCacccacactggagagaagccaTACAAGTGCCCAGAGGAGCTGTGCAGCAAGGCCTTCAAGACCTCGGGAGACCTGCAGAAGCACGTCCGGACCCACACCG GTGAACGCCCGTTCCGGTGCCCCTTCGAGGGCTGTGGCCGCTCCTTCACCACGTCTAATATCCGCAAGGTACATGTGCGCACCCACACGGGCGAGCGGCCCTACACCTGCCCCGAGCCCCACTGTGGCCGCGGCTTCACCAGCGCCACCAACTACAAGAATCACGTGCGCATCCACACAG GGGAGAAGCCATACGTTTGCACGGTGCCAGGCTGTGGGAAGCGCTTCACCGAGTACTCGAGCCTGTATAAGCACCACGTGGTGCACACGCACTGCAAGCCCTACACCTGCAGCACCTGTGGCAAGACCTACCGGCAGACCTCCACCCTAGCCATGCACAAGCGCAGCGCCCACGGCGAGCTGGAGGCCACAGAGGAGAGCGAGCAGGCCCTTTACGAGCAACAGCAGCTCGAGG CCGCCTCTGCAGCCAAGGACAGCCCACCACCCAAACAGCCCCATATTGCATACCTTTCGGAGGTGAAAGAAGAGGGTGATGACATCCCAGCCCAAGTGGCCATGGTGACTGAGGAGGACGGGGCGCCCCAGGTGGCTCTGATCACTCAGGATGGTGCCCAGCAG GTCACAATCATTACCTCTGGGGCTGTGGTGGCCGACGACGCGAGTGTAGCATCCGTTCATCATCAGCAGGTGGCACTGTTGGCCACGGCCAACGGAACACACATCGCTGTGCAG GCATTCCCTTCTGTGAGCAAGCCCGACTCTCGGACCCTGGACGTTCTGTGGCTCCCTGGCCATACCCAGCCTGATTGGACTCAGGGAACTTCCTGGTTATTGGCGCCCTACTAA
- the ZNF76 gene encoding zinc finger protein 76 isoform X4 — MESLGLQTVTLSDGTTAYVQQAVKGEKLLEGQVIQLEDGTTAYIHQVTVQKEPLSFEDGQPVQLEDGSMAYIHHAPKEGYNPSALEAVQLEDGSTAYIHHPVAVPSDNTILAVHTEVGLEDLAAEDDEGFSADTVVALEQYASKVLHDSQASQNGKGQQVGDRAFRCGYKGCGRLYTTAHHLKVHERAHTGDRPYRCDFPSCGKAFATGYGLKSHVRTHTGEKPYKCPEELCSKAFKTSGDLQKHVRTHTGERPFRCPFEGCGRSFTTSNIRKVHVRTHTGERPYTCPEPHCGRGFTSATNYKNHVRIHTGEKPYVCTVPGCGKRFTEYSSLYKHHVVHTHCKPYTCSTCGKTYRQTSTLAMHKRSAHGELEATEESEQALYEQQQLEAASAAKDSPPPKQPHIAYLSEVKEEGDDIPAQVAMVTEEDGAPQVALITQDGAQQVTIITSGAVVADDASVASVHHQQVALLATANGTHIAVQLEEQQTLEEAINVATAAMH; from the exons GAGAGAAGCTGCTTGAAGGGCAAGTGATCCAGCTTGAGGACGGAACCACCGCATACATTCACCAAGTGACGGTGCAGAAAG AACCTCTTTCCTTTGAGGATGGACAGCCTGTGCAGCTGGAGGACGGCAGCATGGCCTACATACACCACGCACCCAAAG AGGGCTATAACCCCAGCGCCCTGGAGGCCGTCCAGCTGGAAGACGGCTCCACTGCCTACATTCACCACCCCGTGGCCGTGCCGTCGGACAACACCATTCTGGCCGTGCACACAGAGGTGGGCTTGGAGGACCTGGCCGCAGAGGACGATGAGGGCTTCAGTGCAGACACCGTGGTGGCCCTGGAGCAGTACGCCAGTAAG GTTCTGCATGACAGCCAGGCATCTCAAAACGGCAAAGGGCAGCAGGTTGGGGACAGAGCATTCCGCTGTGGGTACAAGGGCTGCGGACGTCTCTACACCACTGCTCATCACTTAAAG GTGCACGAAAGAGCTCATACAGGTGACCGTCCGTACCGGTGTGACTTCCCCAGCTGTGGAAAGGCGTTTGCCACAG GATATGGACTGAAGAGTCATGTGCGCacccacactggagagaagccaTACAAGTGCCCAGAGGAGCTGTGCAGCAAGGCCTTCAAGACCTCGGGAGACCTGCAGAAGCACGTCCGGACCCACACCG GTGAACGCCCGTTCCGGTGCCCCTTCGAGGGCTGTGGCCGCTCCTTCACCACGTCTAATATCCGCAAGGTACATGTGCGCACCCACACGGGCGAGCGGCCCTACACCTGCCCCGAGCCCCACTGTGGCCGCGGCTTCACCAGCGCCACCAACTACAAGAATCACGTGCGCATCCACACAG GGGAGAAGCCATACGTTTGCACGGTGCCAGGCTGTGGGAAGCGCTTCACCGAGTACTCGAGCCTGTATAAGCACCACGTGGTGCACACGCACTGCAAGCCCTACACCTGCAGCACCTGTGGCAAGACCTACCGGCAGACCTCCACCCTAGCCATGCACAAGCGCAGCGCCCACGGCGAGCTGGAGGCCACAGAGGAGAGCGAGCAGGCCCTTTACGAGCAACAGCAGCTCGAGG CCGCCTCTGCAGCCAAGGACAGCCCACCACCCAAACAGCCCCATATTGCATACCTTTCGGAGGTGAAAGAAGAGGGTGATGACATCCCAGCCCAAGTGGCCATGGTGACTGAGGAGGACGGGGCGCCCCAGGTGGCTCTGATCACTCAGGATGGTGCCCAGCAG GTCACAATCATTACCTCTGGGGCTGTGGTGGCCGACGACGCGAGTGTAGCATCCGTTCATCATCAGCAGGTGGCACTGTTGGCCACGGCCAACGGAACACACATCGCTGTGCAG CTGGAGGAGCAGCAGACTTTAGAGGAGGCCATCAATGTGGCCACCGCTGCGATGCACTAA
- the DEF6 gene encoding differentially expressed in FDCP 6 homolog isoform X1, with product MALRKELLKSIWYAFTALDVEKSGKVSKSQLKVLSHNLYTVLHIPHDPVALEEHFRDDDDGPVSSQGYMPYLNKYILDKVEEGAFVKEHFDELCWTLTAKKNYRVDSNGNNMLSNQDAFRLWCLFNFLSEDKYPLIMVPDEVEYLLKKVLSSMSLEVGLGELEELLAQEAQAAQTSGGLSVWQFLELFNSGRCLRGVGRDTLSMAIHEVYQELIQDVLKQGYLWKRGHLRRNWAERWFQLQPSCLCYFGSEECKEKRGTIPLDAQCCVEVLPDREGKRCMFCVKTASRTYEMSASDTRQRQEWTAAIQTAIRLQAEGKTSLHKDLKQKRREQREQRERRRTAKEEELLRLQQLQEEKERKLQELELLQEAQRQAERLLQEEEERRRSQHRELQQALEGQLREAEQARASMQAEMELKKEEAARQRQRIQELEEMQQRLQEALQLEVKARQDEEAVRLAQTRLLEEEEEKLKQLLQLKEEQERYIEQAQQEKQELQQEMALQSRSLQQAQQQLEEVRQNRQRADEDVEAAQRKLRQASTNVKHWNVQMNRLMHPIEPGDKRPTTSSSFTGFQPPLLARRDSSLKRLTRWGSQGNRTPSPSTSEQEKSLNGGDEAPISASTPPEDKLDPEPEN from the exons ATGGCCCTGCGCAAGGAGCTGCTTAAATCCATCTGGTACGCTTTCACCGCGCTGGACGTGGAGAAGAGCGGCAAGGTCTCCAAGTCCCAGCTCAAG GTGCTGTCCCATAACCTGTACACGGTCCTGCACATCCCCCATGACCCCGTGGCTCTGGAGGAACACTTccgagatgatgatgatggcccCGTGTCCAGCCAAGGATACATGCCCTACCTCAACAAGTACATCCTGGACAAG GTGGAGGAGGGGGCTTTTGTTAAGGAGCACTTTGATGAGCTGTGCTGGACCCTGACGGCCAAGAAGAACTACCGGGTGGATAGCAACGGAAACAACATGCTCTCCAATCAGGATGCCTTCCGCCTCTGGTGCCTCTTCAACTTCCTGTCTGAGGACAAGTACCCTCTGATCATGGTTCCCGATGAG GTGGAGTACCTGCTGAAGAAGGTGCTCAGCAGCATGAGCTTGGAGGTGGGCTTGGGCGAGCTGGAGGAGCTGCTGGCCCAGGAGGCCCAGGCAGCCCAGACGAGCGGGGGACTCAGTGTTTGGCAGTTCCTGGAGCTCTTCAACTCTGGACGCTGTCTGCGTGGCGTGGGGCGGGACACCCTCAGCATGGCCATCCACGAGGTCTACCAGGAGCTCATCCAAGATGTCCTGAAGCAG GGCTACCTGTGGAAGCGAGGGCACCTGAGGAGGAACTGGGCAGAACGCTGGTTCCAGCTGCAGCCCAGCTGCCTCTGCTACTTTGGGAGTGAAGAGTGTAAGGAGAAGAGGGGTACTATCCCGCTGGATGCGCAATGCTGTGTGGAG GTGCTGCCTGACCGAGAGGGGAAGCGTTGCATGTTCTGTGTGAAGACGGCCTCCCGTACCTACGAGATGAGCGCCTCAGACACGCGCCAGCGCCAGGAGTGGACGGCTG CCATCCAGACGGCGATCCGGCTGCAGGCCGAGGGGAAGACGTCGCTGCACAAGGACCTGAAGCAGAAGCGGCGCGAGCAGCGGGAGCAGCGGGAGAGGCGCCGGACAGCCAAAGAAGAGGAGCTGCTGCGGCTGCAGCAGTTACAGGAGGAGAAGGAGCGGAAGCTGCAggagctggagctgctgcagGAGGCGCAGCGGCAGGCCGAGCGCCtgctgcaggaggaggaggagcggcGCCGAAGCCAGCACCGAGAGCTGCAGCAAGCGCTGGAGGGCCAATTGCGCGAGGCGGAGCAG GCCCGGGCATCCATGCAGGCTGAGATGGAATTGAAGAAAGAGGAGGCTGCTCGGCAGCGGCAGCGCATCCAGGAGCTAGAGGAGATGCAGCAGAGGCTTCAGGAGGCTCTGCAACTAGAGGTGAAAGCTCGGCAGGACGAGGAGGCTGTGCGCCTAGCCCAGACCAG ActgctggaggaggaagaggagaagctgAAGCAGCTACTGCAGCTGAAGGAGGAACAGGAACGCTACATCGAGCAGGCGCAGCAGGAGAAGCAGGAGCTGCAGCAGGAGATGGCGCTGCAGAGCCGCTCCCTGCAGCAAGCCcagcagcagctggaggaggTGCGGCAGAACCGGCAGAGGGCCGATGAGGACGTGGAG gCTGCCCAGAGGAAGTTGCGCCAGGCCAGTACCAACGTGAAACACTGGAATGTCCAGATGAACCGGCTCATGCATCCAATTGAGCCTGGAG ACAAGCGTCCCACCACCAGCAGCTCCTTCACAGGCTTCCAGCCCCCTCTACTTGCCCGCCGTGACTCCTCCCTAAAGCGCCTGACCCGTTGGGG
- the DEF6 gene encoding differentially expressed in FDCP 6 homolog isoform X2, which translates to MALRKELLKSIWYAFTALDVEKSGKVSKSQLKVLSHNLYTVLHIPHDPVALEEHFRDDDDGPVSSQGYMPYLNKYILDKDAFRLWCLFNFLSEDKYPLIMVPDEVEYLLKKVLSSMSLEVGLGELEELLAQEAQAAQTSGGLSVWQFLELFNSGRCLRGVGRDTLSMAIHEVYQELIQDVLKQGYLWKRGHLRRNWAERWFQLQPSCLCYFGSEECKEKRGTIPLDAQCCVEVLPDREGKRCMFCVKTASRTYEMSASDTRQRQEWTAAIQTAIRLQAEGKTSLHKDLKQKRREQREQRERRRTAKEEELLRLQQLQEEKERKLQELELLQEAQRQAERLLQEEEERRRSQHRELQQALEGQLREAEQARASMQAEMELKKEEAARQRQRIQELEEMQQRLQEALQLEVKARQDEEAVRLAQTRLLEEEEEKLKQLLQLKEEQERYIEQAQQEKQELQQEMALQSRSLQQAQQQLEEVRQNRQRADEDVEAAQRKLRQASTNVKHWNVQMNRLMHPIEPGDKRPTTSSSFTGFQPPLLARRDSSLKRLTRWGSQGNRTPSPSTSEQEKSLNGGDEAPISASTPPEDKLDPEPEN; encoded by the exons ATGGCCCTGCGCAAGGAGCTGCTTAAATCCATCTGGTACGCTTTCACCGCGCTGGACGTGGAGAAGAGCGGCAAGGTCTCCAAGTCCCAGCTCAAG GTGCTGTCCCATAACCTGTACACGGTCCTGCACATCCCCCATGACCCCGTGGCTCTGGAGGAACACTTccgagatgatgatgatggcccCGTGTCCAGCCAAGGATACATGCCCTACCTCAACAAGTACATCCTGGACAAG GATGCCTTCCGCCTCTGGTGCCTCTTCAACTTCCTGTCTGAGGACAAGTACCCTCTGATCATGGTTCCCGATGAG GTGGAGTACCTGCTGAAGAAGGTGCTCAGCAGCATGAGCTTGGAGGTGGGCTTGGGCGAGCTGGAGGAGCTGCTGGCCCAGGAGGCCCAGGCAGCCCAGACGAGCGGGGGACTCAGTGTTTGGCAGTTCCTGGAGCTCTTCAACTCTGGACGCTGTCTGCGTGGCGTGGGGCGGGACACCCTCAGCATGGCCATCCACGAGGTCTACCAGGAGCTCATCCAAGATGTCCTGAAGCAG GGCTACCTGTGGAAGCGAGGGCACCTGAGGAGGAACTGGGCAGAACGCTGGTTCCAGCTGCAGCCCAGCTGCCTCTGCTACTTTGGGAGTGAAGAGTGTAAGGAGAAGAGGGGTACTATCCCGCTGGATGCGCAATGCTGTGTGGAG GTGCTGCCTGACCGAGAGGGGAAGCGTTGCATGTTCTGTGTGAAGACGGCCTCCCGTACCTACGAGATGAGCGCCTCAGACACGCGCCAGCGCCAGGAGTGGACGGCTG CCATCCAGACGGCGATCCGGCTGCAGGCCGAGGGGAAGACGTCGCTGCACAAGGACCTGAAGCAGAAGCGGCGCGAGCAGCGGGAGCAGCGGGAGAGGCGCCGGACAGCCAAAGAAGAGGAGCTGCTGCGGCTGCAGCAGTTACAGGAGGAGAAGGAGCGGAAGCTGCAggagctggagctgctgcagGAGGCGCAGCGGCAGGCCGAGCGCCtgctgcaggaggaggaggagcggcGCCGAAGCCAGCACCGAGAGCTGCAGCAAGCGCTGGAGGGCCAATTGCGCGAGGCGGAGCAG GCCCGGGCATCCATGCAGGCTGAGATGGAATTGAAGAAAGAGGAGGCTGCTCGGCAGCGGCAGCGCATCCAGGAGCTAGAGGAGATGCAGCAGAGGCTTCAGGAGGCTCTGCAACTAGAGGTGAAAGCTCGGCAGGACGAGGAGGCTGTGCGCCTAGCCCAGACCAG ActgctggaggaggaagaggagaagctgAAGCAGCTACTGCAGCTGAAGGAGGAACAGGAACGCTACATCGAGCAGGCGCAGCAGGAGAAGCAGGAGCTGCAGCAGGAGATGGCGCTGCAGAGCCGCTCCCTGCAGCAAGCCcagcagcagctggaggaggTGCGGCAGAACCGGCAGAGGGCCGATGAGGACGTGGAG gCTGCCCAGAGGAAGTTGCGCCAGGCCAGTACCAACGTGAAACACTGGAATGTCCAGATGAACCGGCTCATGCATCCAATTGAGCCTGGAG ACAAGCGTCCCACCACCAGCAGCTCCTTCACAGGCTTCCAGCCCCCTCTACTTGCCCGCCGTGACTCCTCCCTAAAGCGCCTGACCCGTTGGGG